The following coding sequences are from one Halobacteria archaeon AArc-dxtr1 window:
- a CDS encoding 30S ribosomal protein S27ae, translated as MAHYEIYGDDGAAEREACPRCGDSFLADHGDRQHCGKCGYTEWE; from the coding sequence ATGGCGCACTACGAGATCTACGGCGACGACGGCGCCGCCGAGCGCGAGGCGTGTCCTCGCTGTGGCGACTCCTTCCTCGCCGACCACGGCGACCGCCAGCACTGCGGCAAGTGCGGCTACACTGAGTGGGAGTAG
- a CDS encoding 30S ribosomal protein S24e, which yields MDVDILSEDENPMLHRTDVTFELTHEEATPSRLQVRDSLAAMLNKDADEVVIRKLDTKFGMRTTVGHAKVYETADFARDVEQEHMLERNKIGAGEEAEPEAEEA from the coding sequence ATGGACGTCGACATCCTCTCGGAAGACGAGAATCCCATGTTGCACCGAACGGACGTTACATTCGAACTAACCCACGAGGAAGCTACACCCTCCCGTCTGCAGGTCCGCGACAGCCTCGCGGCAATGTTGAACAAGGACGCAGACGAGGTCGTCATCCGAAAGCTCGACACCAAGTTCGGGATGCGAACGACCGTCGGCCACGCGAAGGTCTACGAGACGGCCGACTTCGCCCGCGACGTCGAACAGGAGCACATGCTAGAGCGAAACAAGATCGGCGCCGGCGAGGAAGCCGAGCCCGAAGCGGAGGAGGCCTAA
- the uvrA gene encoding excinuclease ABC subunit UvrA, with product MSSEHIEVRGAEEHNLKDLDVSIPRESFTVVTGLSGSGKSSLAFETIYAEGQRRYIESLSAYARNFLGQMDKPQVESVDGLSPAISIDQKNAANNPRSTVGTVTELHDYLRLLYARVGTPHCPDCGREVGEQSAQNMVERILELPEGTKSKLAAPVVRDQKGAFEDLFDELVSEGYSRVEVDGEEHDLTLDTPDLDENFDHTIDVVVDRISVSTEARPRIIDSVETALEEAEGVLKVILPDAPEDVASELGEQARRTGALGDEYEADDRFVVEFSKDLACTHCGIDVPEIETRSFSFNSPHGACPECEGLGETKEVDEDLVIQDASKPLKKVFEPWSYSRSYYRTRLDAVAEHFDVSLSTPFEELDEDIQQAFLYGTSDQVLFERHTKNGTRRKRKRFEGVIPNLERRYLETDSDSTREHIEDYMSATACPACDGTRLRAASRAVLVDDTAITEINAMSIGDALAHFESMEADLTEREKVIAEEILKEIRARLGFMDEVGLEYLTLDREAATLSGGESQRIRLATQIGSGLVGVLYVLDEPSIGLHQRDNDRLLDTLEELRDLGNTLIVVEHDEETMRRADTVVDMGPGPGKRGGEVVVNGPVEEIKACEESVTGDYLSGRRQIPVPGDRRDADGTLGIHGARQHNLTDLDVEIPLGCFTAITGVSGSGKSTLMHEVLYKGLAREMNDNTSVIPGDYDELAGLDQIETVRLIDQSPIGRTPRSNPATYTGVFDYVRELFAQTKLSKQRGYEKGRFSFNVKGGRCEECGGQGTVKIDMNFLSDVYVPCEECGGARYNDATLDVTYKGKTIADVLEMEVGEAYDFFEANSQIRRRLKLLKDVGLDYMTLGQPSTTLSGGEAQRVKLAEELGKKDTGETLYLLDEPTTGLHSADERKLIDVLHRLVDGGNSVVVIEHELDLVKNADHVIDLGPEGGENGGQIVATGTPEEIAAHNVSYTGQYLRDLLPDVDLEGPRGQRVEPVTAPMDDD from the coding sequence ATGAGTTCGGAGCATATCGAGGTTCGGGGGGCAGAAGAGCACAATCTGAAGGACCTCGACGTCTCGATTCCTCGGGAGTCCTTTACCGTCGTCACGGGACTCTCGGGATCGGGCAAGTCCTCGCTGGCGTTCGAGACGATCTACGCCGAGGGCCAGCGCCGATATATCGAGAGTCTTTCCGCGTACGCGCGAAACTTCCTCGGGCAGATGGACAAGCCGCAGGTCGAGTCCGTTGACGGGCTCTCCCCGGCGATCTCGATCGATCAGAAGAACGCCGCGAACAACCCCCGCTCGACTGTGGGAACTGTCACCGAGTTACACGACTACCTTCGACTGCTCTACGCCCGCGTTGGCACGCCTCACTGTCCCGACTGTGGCCGCGAGGTCGGCGAGCAGTCCGCCCAGAACATGGTCGAGCGCATTCTCGAACTCCCCGAGGGAACGAAGTCGAAGCTCGCCGCCCCCGTCGTTCGCGACCAGAAGGGTGCCTTCGAGGATTTGTTCGACGAGCTGGTCTCGGAGGGGTACTCTCGGGTGGAAGTCGACGGCGAGGAACATGACCTCACGCTCGATACGCCCGACTTAGACGAGAACTTCGATCACACGATCGACGTCGTCGTCGACCGGATTTCGGTTTCGACGGAAGCACGACCGCGGATCATCGACAGCGTCGAGACCGCCCTCGAGGAGGCAGAAGGCGTCCTCAAGGTCATCCTTCCCGACGCCCCCGAGGACGTCGCGAGCGAGCTGGGCGAGCAGGCCCGCCGGACCGGCGCACTCGGCGACGAGTACGAGGCCGATGACCGGTTCGTCGTCGAGTTCTCGAAGGATCTGGCCTGTACGCACTGCGGGATCGACGTCCCCGAGATCGAGACTCGCAGTTTCTCGTTTAACTCCCCACACGGCGCCTGTCCGGAGTGTGAGGGCTTAGGCGAGACCAAAGAGGTCGACGAGGATCTCGTGATTCAAGACGCCTCGAAGCCCTTAAAGAAGGTATTCGAACCCTGGAGCTACAGCCGATCGTACTACCGGACCCGCCTCGACGCCGTCGCCGAACATTTTGACGTCTCGCTGTCGACGCCGTTCGAGGAACTGGACGAGGACATCCAGCAGGCGTTTCTCTATGGCACCAGCGACCAGGTGCTGTTCGAACGCCACACGAAAAACGGCACCCGGCGCAAGCGAAAGCGCTTCGAGGGCGTCATCCCCAATCTGGAGCGTCGCTACCTCGAGACGGACTCCGACTCCACGCGCGAGCACATCGAGGACTACATGTCCGCGACGGCGTGTCCCGCCTGTGACGGCACCCGCCTCAGGGCCGCCTCCCGGGCGGTGCTCGTCGACGACACCGCGATCACCGAGATCAACGCGATGAGCATCGGCGACGCACTCGCACACTTCGAGTCCATGGAGGCTGACCTGACCGAGCGCGAGAAGGTGATCGCCGAGGAGATCCTCAAAGAGATCCGCGCGCGTCTGGGCTTCATGGACGAGGTCGGGCTCGAGTACCTCACGCTCGACCGCGAAGCCGCGACGCTCTCGGGTGGTGAGAGCCAGCGCATCCGACTCGCGACCCAGATCGGCTCCGGGCTCGTCGGCGTCCTCTACGTGTTAGACGAGCCTTCGATCGGGCTCCACCAGCGCGACAACGATCGGCTGCTCGACACCCTAGAAGAGCTTCGCGACCTCGGAAACACCCTCATCGTCGTCGAGCACGACGAGGAGACGATGCGCCGCGCCGACACCGTCGTCGACATGGGGCCCGGCCCCGGCAAGCGCGGCGGTGAGGTCGTCGTCAACGGCCCCGTCGAGGAGATCAAAGCCTGCGAGGAGTCGGTCACCGGCGACTACCTCTCCGGGCGACGGCAAATCCCGGTTCCCGGTGATCGTCGGGACGCCGACGGCACACTCGGCATCCACGGCGCTCGCCAGCACAATCTCACCGATCTGGACGTCGAGATTCCGCTTGGCTGTTTCACCGCGATCACGGGCGTCTCGGGCTCGGGCAAGTCGACGCTCATGCACGAGGTGCTCTACAAGGGACTTGCTCGTGAGATGAACGACAACACCTCCGTCATTCCGGGCGACTACGACGAGTTAGCGGGGCTCGACCAGATCGAGACCGTTCGCCTGATCGACCAGAGTCCAATCGGACGCACGCCGCGCTCGAACCCGGCCACCTACACCGGCGTCTTCGACTACGTCCGCGAGCTGTTCGCCCAGACGAAACTCTCGAAACAACGGGGCTACGAGAAGGGCCGATTCTCCTTTAACGTCAAGGGTGGGCGTTGCGAGGAGTGTGGCGGCCAGGGGACGGTCAAAATTGACATGAACTTCCTCTCGGACGTCTACGTCCCCTGCGAGGAGTGCGGGGGCGCCCGGTACAACGACGCCACGCTTGACGTCACCTACAAGGGCAAAACGATCGCCGACGTCCTCGAGATGGAGGTCGGCGAGGCCTACGACTTTTTCGAGGCGAACTCCCAGATCCGCCGCCGATTGAAGCTGTTGAAAGACGTCGGGCTCGACTACATGACCCTCGGCCAGCCCTCGACGACGCTCTCGGGCGGAGAGGCCCAACGGGTCAAACTCGCCGAGGAACTGGGCAAGAAAGACACCGGCGAGACGCTGTACCTGCTCGACGAACCCACCACGGGCCTCCACTCTGCAGACGAGCGCAAACTGATCGACGTCCTCCACCGGCTCGTCGACGGCGGCAACTCCGTCGTCGTCATCGAGCACGAACTCGACCTCGTCAAGAACGCAGACCACGTCATCGACCTCGGCCCCGAGGGCGGCGAGAACGGCGGCCAGATCGTTGCGACCGGCACCCCCGAGGAAATCGCTGCGCACAATGTGTCGTACACGGGCCAGTATCTCCGGGACCTGCTCCCCGACGTCGACCTTGAGGGGCCACGCGGTCAGCGCGTCGAGCCGGTGACGGCGCCGATGGACGACGACTGA
- a CDS encoding universal stress protein: MTDRLLVAVDDSDTAQTALDRAVALAAACDADVHAITVVEPSRSTLTFGVAEVDELNQAARRLVEDARDAYRDHTVEIHAEVRRGQPAETILDYADEIDADAIFVGQRGTSGLSGAVIGSTADRLARTATIPVTIVPGETDDHSD; this comes from the coding sequence ATGACCGATAGGTTGCTGGTCGCCGTCGACGACAGCGACACAGCCCAGACCGCGCTCGACCGCGCCGTCGCACTCGCTGCAGCCTGCGATGCCGACGTCCACGCAATCACGGTGGTCGAGCCGAGCCGATCCACACTTACCTTCGGCGTCGCCGAGGTCGACGAACTCAATCAGGCAGCACGGCGGCTAGTGGAGGACGCGAGAGACGCCTACCGAGACCACACCGTCGAGATCCACGCCGAGGTTCGTCGCGGCCAGCCCGCCGAGACGATCCTCGACTACGCCGACGAGATCGATGCCGACGCAATCTTCGTCGGCCAGCGCGGAACCAGCGGACTCTCGGGGGCGGTCATTGGGAGCACCGCCGATCGACTCGCCAGGACCGCCACGATTCCGGTGACGATCGTTCCGGGTGAGACCGACGATCACTCCGACTGA
- a CDS encoding NAD(P)/FAD-dependent oxidoreductase yields the protein MTDEFDVVIAGAGPAGAQCARDLAARDYDVVVLETEAESVFPKTSNKSTAGTFYSMMTAFGVPDDVVMNYTDNVVLESPNNHYVQEHPGAVLEFADFKRWLVAEGREEGAEYRFDSHVREPILEGDEPVGVRYNGDEEVYGEIVVDATGPSAPLAKNLGVSDLKSKNHAIGIEYEFEGVDVDHPDFADLTDGMMLRLDHDLAPGGYSWIFHTGGDTAKVGLCYIRNEDYHRHGRDDFSIDDYLEYWTDTDPRFANATRLDEKMHRGSAHIQPPGTMHTDRFMAIGDTVPTVDPLWGEGINTCMRSGRAAAIAADYCMGHENTPPTAENLEIYDTLWHRDAAPNMQSRLWMTKLLYFASNERYDQLMADLSKMDEDALAKANNGSVRGVLKLLHLRDLPMLAKFARYQLTR from the coding sequence ATGACAGATGAGTTCGACGTGGTGATCGCCGGGGCCGGTCCCGCGGGCGCCCAGTGTGCACGGGATCTCGCGGCCCGGGACTACGACGTCGTCGTCCTCGAGACGGAGGCCGAATCGGTGTTCCCGAAGACGAGCAACAAGTCCACTGCAGGGACGTTCTACTCGATGATGACGGCGTTCGGAGTGCCCGACGACGTGGTGATGAACTACACCGACAACGTGGTCCTCGAGTCGCCGAACAACCACTACGTCCAGGAGCATCCGGGTGCCGTACTCGAGTTCGCAGACTTCAAGCGGTGGCTGGTCGCCGAAGGACGCGAGGAGGGCGCGGAGTACCGGTTTGACTCCCACGTCCGGGAGCCGATCCTCGAAGGCGACGAGCCCGTCGGCGTCCGGTACAACGGCGACGAAGAGGTCTACGGCGAGATCGTCGTCGACGCGACGGGGCCGAGCGCGCCGCTGGCGAAGAATCTCGGCGTGAGCGATCTCAAGAGCAAGAACCACGCTATCGGTATCGAGTACGAGTTCGAGGGCGTCGACGTCGACCACCCCGATTTCGCGGACTTGACCGACGGGATGATGCTCCGACTCGATCACGACCTCGCGCCTGGGGGCTACTCCTGGATCTTCCACACCGGCGGCGACACCGCGAAGGTCGGTCTCTGTTACATCCGCAACGAAGACTATCACCGGCACGGACGAGACGACTTCAGCATCGACGACTACCTCGAGTACTGGACGGATACCGACCCGCGATTTGCTAACGCGACGCGCCTCGACGAGAAGATGCACCGCGGCTCGGCGCACATCCAGCCGCCTGGAACGATGCACACGGACCGGTTCATGGCCATCGGCGACACCGTCCCGACCGTCGACCCGCTCTGGGGCGAGGGGATCAACACGTGTATGCGATCCGGGCGTGCGGCCGCGATCGCCGCCGACTACTGCATGGGCCACGAGAACACGCCGCCGACCGCCGAGAACCTCGAGATCTACGACACGCTCTGGCACCGTGACGCCGCTCCGAACATGCAGTCGCGACTCTGGATGACGAAGCTGCTCTATTTCGCCTCGAACGAGCGCTACGACCAGCTGATGGCCGACCTCTCGAAGATGGACGAAGACGCCCTCGCGAAGGCGAACAACGGGAGCGTCCGCGGCGTTCTGAAGCTATTACACCTGCGAGATCTGCCGATGCTGGCGAAGTTCGCTCGGTATCAGCTCACCCGGTAA
- a CDS encoding SDR family oxidoreductase has product MYQPDLTGQTVLVTGSGRGVGRELLLSTADCGANVAVHYHTSADAAREVAAEAADRGAGDAITVQGDVTDPESVDGLVSAIEADLGGVDVLVNNVGDFAPAHWEALDVETWNRVIETNVNGTYLCSKRVLPGMRERGYGRIVNIGYASAEKGLVNPKNFPYFLAKAGVIQFTRMLAADTADDGITVNAVSPYVVENSDEFPDELPRGRPASFDDLVRPLLFFLDPENTYTSGENIEVDGGWLPEDV; this is encoded by the coding sequence ATGTACCAGCCGGATCTCACGGGTCAGACCGTCCTCGTCACCGGCAGCGGACGCGGCGTCGGCCGCGAGCTGCTGCTTTCGACGGCCGACTGTGGTGCGAACGTCGCCGTCCACTACCACACGAGCGCCGACGCCGCCCGCGAGGTCGCAGCCGAGGCGGCAGACCGGGGCGCCGGCGACGCGATCACCGTCCAGGGCGACGTCACCGATCCGGAGAGTGTTGACGGGCTCGTGTCTGCGATCGAGGCCGATCTCGGCGGCGTCGACGTCCTCGTCAACAACGTCGGCGACTTCGCGCCCGCCCACTGGGAAGCACTCGACGTCGAGACCTGGAACCGCGTCATCGAGACGAACGTCAACGGAACCTACCTCTGCTCGAAGCGCGTTCTGCCCGGAATGCGCGAGCGGGGGTACGGTCGAATCGTGAATATTGGCTACGCCTCCGCGGAGAAGGGCCTCGTCAACCCCAAGAACTTCCCGTACTTTCTCGCCAAGGCCGGCGTCATCCAGTTCACCCGGATGCTCGCCGCCGATACGGCCGACGACGGAATCACGGTCAACGCCGTCTCTCCGTACGTGGTCGAAAACTCAGACGAGTTCCCCGACGAGCTCCCGCGCGGTCGCCCGGCCAGCTTCGACGATCTGGTTCGTCCCCTGCTGTTCTTCCTCGATCCCGAAAACACGTACACGAGCGGGGAGAATATCGAAGTCGACGGCGGCTGGCTCCCTGAGGACGTCTGA
- a CDS encoding ROK family protein has protein sequence MDYYAGVDLGATNVRALVAEDDGTTVGTSRRATPHGPTGIDVTEGVLLTLREACDDAGIDPTKVVAAGIGSIGPFDLAEGMVIDPANLPDTIDRIPLTGPIEKLIDSEEVYLHNDTTAGVIGERFHAARNPDDMVYVTISSGIGAGVCCDGEILDGWDGNVGEIGHWLVDPRERLQCGCGHAGHWEAYCSGNGIPNYVRMIAEDDPTIDTDLPLEDPDFTAKDVFEHAGSDELADYAIEQVAYWNALGIANVVHAFAPILVSVGGAVAIHNEELVVDPIAERVSEMVMANVPEIRLTTLGDDVVLEGALASALTAGTGDRRYLDH, from the coding sequence ATGGACTACTATGCGGGCGTCGATCTCGGCGCGACCAACGTCCGTGCGCTCGTCGCCGAGGACGATGGGACGACGGTTGGCACGAGCCGTCGCGCGACGCCGCACGGCCCGACCGGAATCGACGTGACGGAAGGCGTCCTCCTGACGCTGCGGGAGGCCTGCGACGACGCCGGAATCGACCCCACCAAAGTCGTAGCCGCGGGCATCGGCTCGATCGGCCCGTTCGACCTGGCGGAGGGGATGGTGATCGATCCGGCGAACCTGCCCGATACGATCGATCGGATCCCCCTGACCGGCCCCATCGAGAAGTTGATCGATAGCGAGGAGGTGTACCTTCATAACGACACCACCGCGGGCGTGATCGGCGAGCGGTTCCACGCCGCCCGCAATCCCGACGACATGGTGTACGTGACGATTTCCTCGGGGATCGGCGCCGGTGTCTGCTGTGACGGCGAGATCTTAGACGGATGGGACGGGAACGTCGGTGAGATCGGCCACTGGCTCGTCGATCCTCGCGAACGCCTCCAGTGTGGCTGTGGACACGCCGGCCACTGGGAGGCCTACTGTTCGGGCAACGGGATCCCGAACTACGTACGAATGATCGCAGAAGACGATCCGACGATCGACACCGATCTGCCCCTCGAGGACCCCGACTTCACGGCCAAAGATGTCTTCGAACACGCCGGCTCGGACGAGTTGGCCGACTACGCGATCGAGCAGGTCGCCTACTGGAACGCGCTTGGAATCGCAAACGTGGTCCACGCGTTTGCCCCCATTCTCGTCTCCGTCGGGGGCGCCGTCGCGATCCACAACGAGGAACTGGTCGTCGATCCGATCGCCGAGCGCGTCTCGGAGATGGTGATGGCGAACGTCCCCGAGATCCGGCTGACGACACTGGGTGACGATGTCGTTCTGGAAGGCGCACTCGCGAGCGCGCTCACCGCTGGGACGGGCGATCGGCGGTACCTCGACCACTGA
- a CDS encoding NifU family protein produces the protein MSESEVEGATLRERVEKWMAREMPIIQMHGGTSAVREANPETGEVIIELGGGCSGCSVSDVTTGNIEAELLQWPEIDEITVRVPDAREDLGGPDQPESIMGVDRTEGGRGDWGSSNPGKDHL, from the coding sequence ATGAGCGAGTCAGAGGTCGAGGGGGCGACGCTTCGCGAGCGCGTCGAGAAGTGGATGGCCCGAGAGATGCCGATCATCCAGATGCACGGCGGGACGAGTGCGGTCCGCGAGGCCAACCCCGAGACTGGCGAGGTGATCATCGAACTCGGGGGCGGCTGTAGCGGCTGCTCCGTGAGCGACGTCACCACGGGCAACATCGAAGCGGAGCTGTTGCAGTGGCCCGAAATCGACGAGATCACGGTCCGCGTTCCAGACGCGCGCGAGGATCTCGGCGGTCCTGACCAGCCCGAATCGATCATGGGCGTCGACAGAACCGAAGGCGGGCGCGGCGACTGGGGCTCGTCGAATCCCGGCAAGGACCACCTCTGA